In one window of Nicotiana tabacum cultivar K326 chromosome 12, ASM71507v2, whole genome shotgun sequence DNA:
- the LOC107809455 gene encoding transcription factor GTE4 isoform X1 yields the protein MTSGTMANDENGGSKEQQRLTESKVYRRKSFKGLNNIGKTALEDGNSSKKIVGFCLDAASEGSSSLNRFLTLENTGILAGNGQENSARINLAFKSKREMRELRRKLQSELDLVQSLVKKIERKDAQKIGTGIDKDSGVRQVHSDVSQMGQQLESRPLNQLSVSVLENSHGVVDNAEKEKRTPKANKFYRNSDFLLAKDKFSPAESNKKSKSNAKKVSGPESVHGMGQGKFSNQILKNCRALLERLMKHKHGWVFNQPVDTKGLGLHDYFDIIKNPMDLGTVKSRLDTNCYKSPKDFAEDVRLTFQNAMTYNPKGQDVHMMAEQLSKIFEEKWATIEADYMRELRLTMDSEVSLQTPKSKKPHSQPLPPPVMRRTLDRSESTSNPFDLKTKAVALPQSGRTPVPKKPKAKDPNKREMTYDEKQKLSTSLQNLPSGKLEQVVQIIKKRNSSLCQQDDEIEVDIDSVDTETLWELDRFVTNYKKSLSKNKRKAGLADQGKSEAEKNVQEKNANPVVVEIPKESKAVEEKGTSSNPAQMENVSQASSCSTDSVSSSSDSDSENSSVGGSDADHSPKS from the exons ATGACTTCGGGAACAATGGCGAATGATGAAAATGGAGGATCGAAAGAGCAGCAGAGGTTGACTGAAAGCAAAGTCTACAGACGGAAGTCATTTAAAGGGTTAAATAATATAGGGAAAACAGCTCTGGAAGATGGCAATTCGTCtaaaaaaatagttggtttttgCTTAGATGCTGCCTCAGAAGGTTCTTCGAGTCTGAACCGTTTCTTAACATTAGAGAATACCGGAATATTGGCAGGTAATGGCCAAGAGAATAGTGCTAGAATCAATTTAGCGTTTAAGTCCAAGCGTGAGATGAGAGAGCTAAGAAGGAAGCTGCAGAGTGAGTTGGATTTGGTTCAGAGTTTGGTGAAGAAGATCGAGAGGAAAGATGCACAGAAGATCGGCACTGGAATTGATAAGGATAGTGGGGTACGACAGGTACATTCAGATGTCTCACAAATGGGGCAACAGCTTGAGTCCAGGCCTTTGAATCAGTTAAGCGTATCCGTCTTGGAGAACAGCCATGGCGTGGTTGATAATGCGGAGAAAGAGAAGAGGACACCAAAGGCAAACAAATTTTATAGGAACTCAGATTTCTTATTAGCTAAAGATAAGTTTTCCCCAGCTGAAAGCAACAAGAAGTCGAAATCAAATGCAAAGAAAGTGAGTGGGCCAGAATCGGTACATGGTATGGGCCAGGGGAAGTTCTCAAATCAAATACTCAAGAATTGTCGTGCTTTGCTTGAAAGATTGATGAAGCACAAGCATGGTTGGGTGTTTAACCAGCCTGTTGATACAAAGGGTCTTGGTTTACATGACTATTTTGACATTATTAAGAATCCAATGGATTTGGGAACCGTGAAGTCCAGGCTGGATACAAATTGCTACAAGTCTCCTAAAGACTTTGCCGAGGATGTGAGACTTACGTTTCAAAATGCTATGACGTATAATCCAAAGGGCCAAGATGTTCATATGATGGCCGAGCAACTTTCCAAGATATTTGAGGAAAAGTGGGCCACTATAGAGGCTGATTATATGCGCGAGTTGAGATTGACAATGGACTCTGAGGTGAGTTTGCAGACTCctaaatctaagaagcctcattCCCAACCATTGCCACCCCCTGTAATGAGGAGGACTTTAGACAGGTCAGAATCAACATCCAATCCCTTTGATTTGAAGACTAAAGCTGTCGCTCTCCCCCAATCCGGAAGGACCCCTGTACCAAAGAAGCCGAAAGCAAAGGATCCCAATAAAAGAGAGATGACATATGATGAAAAGCAAAAGCTTAGCACAAGCCTACAGAATTTaccttctggaaaacttgaacaGGTAGTACAGATCATCAAAAAGAGGAATTCATCTCTTTGCCAACAGGATGATGAGATTGAAGTGGATATTGATAGTGTTGATACTGAGACCCTATGGGAGCTCGACAGGTTTGTTACCAATTACAAGAAGAGCTTGAGcaagaacaaaagaaaagctGGACTTGCAGATCAAGGAAAAAGTGAAGCTGAGAAGAATGTCCAGGAGAAG AATGCTAACCCAGTTGTGGTAGAAATTCCAAAAGAAAGCAAAGCAG TAGAAGAGAAAGGCACTTCCTCCAATCCTGCTCAAATGGAAAATGTTAGTCAAGCAAGCAGCTGTAGCACTGACTCAGTGTCATCATCAAGTG ATTCTGATAGCGAAAACTCTTCAGTAGGTGGATCTGATGCAGATCATTCACCAAAGAGTTGA
- the LOC107809455 gene encoding transcription factor GTE4 isoform X2 has protein sequence MTSGTMANDENGGSKEQQRLTESKVYRRKSFKGLNNIGKTALEDGNSSKKIVGFCLDAASEGSSSLNRFLTLENTGILAGNGQENSARINLAFKSKREMRELRRKLQSELDLVQSLVKKIERKDAQKIGTGIDKDSGVRQVHSDVSQMGQQLESRPLNQLSVSVLENSHGVVDNAEKEKRTPKANKFYRNSDFLLAKDKFSPAESNKKSKSNAKKVSGPESVHGMGQGKFSNQILKNCRALLERLMKHKHGWVFNQPVDTKGLGLHDYFDIIKNPMDLGTVKSRLDTNCYKSPKDFAEDVRLTFQNAMTYNPKGQDVHMMAEQLSKIFEEKWATIEADYMRELRLTMDSEVSLQTPKSKKPHSQPLPPPVMRRTLDRSESTSNPFDLKTKAVALPQSGRTPVPKKPKAKDPNKREMTYDEKQKLSTSLQNLPSGKLEQVVQIIKKRNSSLCQQDDEIEVDIDSVDTETLWELDRFVTNYKKSLSKNKRKAGLADQGKSEAEKNVQEKNANPVVVEIPKESKAEEKGTSSNPAQMENVSQASSCSTDSVSSSSDSDSENSSVGGSDADHSPKS, from the exons ATGACTTCGGGAACAATGGCGAATGATGAAAATGGAGGATCGAAAGAGCAGCAGAGGTTGACTGAAAGCAAAGTCTACAGACGGAAGTCATTTAAAGGGTTAAATAATATAGGGAAAACAGCTCTGGAAGATGGCAATTCGTCtaaaaaaatagttggtttttgCTTAGATGCTGCCTCAGAAGGTTCTTCGAGTCTGAACCGTTTCTTAACATTAGAGAATACCGGAATATTGGCAGGTAATGGCCAAGAGAATAGTGCTAGAATCAATTTAGCGTTTAAGTCCAAGCGTGAGATGAGAGAGCTAAGAAGGAAGCTGCAGAGTGAGTTGGATTTGGTTCAGAGTTTGGTGAAGAAGATCGAGAGGAAAGATGCACAGAAGATCGGCACTGGAATTGATAAGGATAGTGGGGTACGACAGGTACATTCAGATGTCTCACAAATGGGGCAACAGCTTGAGTCCAGGCCTTTGAATCAGTTAAGCGTATCCGTCTTGGAGAACAGCCATGGCGTGGTTGATAATGCGGAGAAAGAGAAGAGGACACCAAAGGCAAACAAATTTTATAGGAACTCAGATTTCTTATTAGCTAAAGATAAGTTTTCCCCAGCTGAAAGCAACAAGAAGTCGAAATCAAATGCAAAGAAAGTGAGTGGGCCAGAATCGGTACATGGTATGGGCCAGGGGAAGTTCTCAAATCAAATACTCAAGAATTGTCGTGCTTTGCTTGAAAGATTGATGAAGCACAAGCATGGTTGGGTGTTTAACCAGCCTGTTGATACAAAGGGTCTTGGTTTACATGACTATTTTGACATTATTAAGAATCCAATGGATTTGGGAACCGTGAAGTCCAGGCTGGATACAAATTGCTACAAGTCTCCTAAAGACTTTGCCGAGGATGTGAGACTTACGTTTCAAAATGCTATGACGTATAATCCAAAGGGCCAAGATGTTCATATGATGGCCGAGCAACTTTCCAAGATATTTGAGGAAAAGTGGGCCACTATAGAGGCTGATTATATGCGCGAGTTGAGATTGACAATGGACTCTGAGGTGAGTTTGCAGACTCctaaatctaagaagcctcattCCCAACCATTGCCACCCCCTGTAATGAGGAGGACTTTAGACAGGTCAGAATCAACATCCAATCCCTTTGATTTGAAGACTAAAGCTGTCGCTCTCCCCCAATCCGGAAGGACCCCTGTACCAAAGAAGCCGAAAGCAAAGGATCCCAATAAAAGAGAGATGACATATGATGAAAAGCAAAAGCTTAGCACAAGCCTACAGAATTTaccttctggaaaacttgaacaGGTAGTACAGATCATCAAAAAGAGGAATTCATCTCTTTGCCAACAGGATGATGAGATTGAAGTGGATATTGATAGTGTTGATACTGAGACCCTATGGGAGCTCGACAGGTTTGTTACCAATTACAAGAAGAGCTTGAGcaagaacaaaagaaaagctGGACTTGCAGATCAAGGAAAAAGTGAAGCTGAGAAGAATGTCCAGGAGAAG AATGCTAACCCAGTTGTGGTAGAAATTCCAAAAGAAAGCAAAGCAG AAGAGAAAGGCACTTCCTCCAATCCTGCTCAAATGGAAAATGTTAGTCAAGCAAGCAGCTGTAGCACTGACTCAGTGTCATCATCAAGTG ATTCTGATAGCGAAAACTCTTCAGTAGGTGGATCTGATGCAGATCATTCACCAAAGAGTTGA